Sequence from the Pseudomonadota bacterium genome:
CCGGACGATCCAGGGCATCGACGTTCACGCCACCGGTGGCGAGGTTGATGCTGTACAGCTGCCCCGTGCCCAGGGCGGCGAAGCAGCCGCGGGTCAGCTCGTTTTGCGGCAGGTAGCTGGTGAACAGGGCGTTGTTCTGGAAGATGCGCGTTTCCGCCAGCACCTTCTCACCGGCCGACGTCACCAGCGGGAGCTTGAACCCGGACACGAGCAGGTCCGGATCGTTCTGCAGCACAGAGATGTCGGACAGGGTGTCATGCGTGAAGCCGTAGCGCGCCACGTACTCCGCCGCCGGGTCGTCCGAGTTGCCGAGCTCGACGAATGGATAGTAGTCGCGCAGGACGTAGAAGTAGTCCTTGATGGCGCCGTCCTTCGGATGCGCCCGGTAGCCGGAGGCGATCGTCACGTTGAAGAAGTTGCTGCCGTTAGCCGTGCCCAGAGCGAGATCCGGCGCGTAGTAGAAACGACGGTTGTCGAAGGACTGGGCCGACTCGGCGCCACCGAGCGACGCCATCACGCCGCCGGTCACCTTGAACGCATCACCTTCCTCGCTCGGATTGTGCACGTCCAGGCGCCACACGCGACCGCCCAGATCAGCGGCGTACATGCGGTCGACGAGGCCATCGTTGTCGAGGTCGAGGGTGCGGATCTCGCCGGTGATGGCATTGGTCATGTCCGCGAAGTAGGTCTCTTTAGCCGTGTCCTGCGTGTTCGCCGCACTGCCCGACCAGACCAGCTCGCCCGTGTAGGCATTGATCATGTAGATCGCGTTGCCTTCGCTATCCGCGGACCACGCCGAGTAGTCATCGTGGCGCGCATCGTAGCCGCCGCCAAAGACCAGCACGTCCTGCACCAACGTATTGCCGAACGTGCCCGTCTCCACCTTGGTGCGCACGAAGGGCGACCAGCTCTGCCCAAGCTCGCCCATGCCCGCATTCGCATCGGAGAGCTTCCACAGCAGCTTCGGATACTCCGGATCGGTGTAGTCGAGAGCGTAGTAGTAGTTGCCGCCGCGTCGCAGGCCGAAGTACAGGATCACCTGATCGCCAACGTTGATCTCGCCGTCGCCGCCATCGCGGACCCAGGCGTTGATCGGGCCGTCCACGCCGTAGGTGCGGTCGGCGGTCTCCACGTTGGCGAACCAATCCGGTAACTTGTCGAGGAGCTCGAAGGGCATGAAGGAGGAGATCTCCTCGCCCGTATCGCCTTTGAGGGCGTGGAGGAAGCCCTCGTTGGTGCCGACGAACACGACCGCCTCTGGCTCGACATCGCCATCCGCGTAGGTGACTACCAGCGGACGGGAGTGCATTGGATCACCCATCTCCCGCCGCGCGTCGTAGAGCTCCAGATCGTTGTCTTCGTCTTGCAGGTCATTGCCCACGGCCCAGTCGACGAGGATCTCGATCTGCTTTGCCTTGTCCTCGAGCTCCAAGCCCTGGCCACCGCGCTCGATGACGCGCTCCATGCCTGAGGTGATGGCCGCCTCTAGGTCATCGTCTGGATAAAGCTGATCCAGGTAATCGAGCAGCTCCGAGTTATCGACGTTCATGGGCGTGATCGCGCCGCCCAACTCGGTGAAGGCGTTGCGGTCGGCGACGAGGTGGCTGGCAGCGCCGCCCACAGCCACGGAGTAGCCGTCGATCTCATCCCCCCACCAGCTGCGCGAGTCGTCGCGGAAGAAACCGTTCTCCTGGTTGACGGCCGCCTGGCCATCGGCATCGACCACCACCAGGCCACCGCCAGCATCTTCGCCAAGGCGGTAGCGCTTGAGGTTGCCAACCCATCGGGTACGCCCCGTGGCCTGGAACACGCTGTAGTACAGCTGATCGAGATGGGTGGTACGGTCGAAGGCGTTCACGGACACGCCCGGAGAGGTAAAGGTGGTGCCCGTCTCGTTCACATCGATGAAGATCGACTCGAGCACGTTGAGCAGAGACTCCGCATCGTCGGCGAGGTAGTAGCCGCCGCCGCCACGCTCGGCGGTCTCCTCCAGCAGGCTGTTGTCCTGGAAGAAGCCGATCGTGTGCACGACAACGTTCTGGAAGCCATCAGCCTCGTTGCCGTAGAGGTCGTTCTCGTAGAGGTAGGCCGCGATGTCATCGAGGCAATCGCCGTTGCTTACGTCGGGGTTGTCGGTGCACTCGGCGGGAAATCCTGGCCAGTCCGTCACCACGTCGTCGATGTCGAAGTCGGCCACGGGAAGGCCATCCGTCAGAATCACGATGTGATTCTCTTGGCACTCCTTGATCGGACTGATGTAGGTGTCGCCGCCCCGCGATTCGGGCACGGAAGGGAACAGGAAGAGCGGATCCGGGAAGAACCAGCTGAGACCGGCGTAGGTGGTGTTACCGAAGTAGACGTCCCAACCTTGCATGTAATGGGCCGCTTCGAAGAGCGTTTCCGAGAGGGGCGTGGTGCCGTCGGCGATGAAGTTGTTCAGCGTGGTGATCAGCTCATCGCGCGATTCGCTGATGTCCTTGACGGCATTGGTCACCATGCCGCCCCCCTGGATGTACCAGAACGTGTCCGGATCGGTGTAGCCCGAGTCGAAGCGCATCATGCCGACGTTGACGTACTGGAGGTTATTGAAAAACTCCTCGGCAACATCCTGGACGACGTCCAGACGGGTCGTGCCGTCGCCGTCCACCCAGCTGTTCATCGACCCCGAGGTGTCGATGATGAACAGCACGTTGGCGTAGTAGTCCGGTCCGAATTCAAAGCCTGCGGTTTGGTACAGCTCGGCGTCGTCGGCCAAAGCACCCATCGCGCCGAGGCCAAGCCCAGCGGTGACGGCCAGCGTCTTGCCTGTGATCCCTGCCCTGGTGACTTGCGCGCCCATCTTGCTGCTCCTGAACGATTAGTTAGCACCAACACAAGCACCCGCTCGACGGATGCTCGCGCGTCGTCTCACGGGGGCCAGACACCTTCTCGCAGGTACGACTCGGTCTACCGTGAGGACCGCCAGATGATCGCGAACTTTATGAGCAAGCCGCCAAGAGATCGCGGCGGCGCGTCGCATTTCAGCTGCAAATCAGTGCGATAGGTAAACTCGCGCCCGCTGTGTGAGAAGTGGCTCAAGCTCTTATGTCGAGAGGCTGAGAACATCGCCCTCTAGAATTGATGGTACAAAGCCCGATGCCGCCCTCAGCGCCCCTATACACAGATGAAGCGCCGTTGGCCCACAGGCGACCCTTGGTCGATTGCCGATGCCTGCGTCATAATCCGTGGAACGTCCTATTGAGCTCGTTGCTGGAGACTCGCTCGTGAATCGCATGCTAACGGCCAAGGCACTCATCCTCGCGCTGGCGCTCGGTAGCGCCGTCGCGCAACCACCGCCGAACGCGGCGGTCACGGGCTTAGGTGGGTTTTTCTTCCGCGCGAAAGATCCGGCGGCGCTCGCCGCGTGGTACCAGGAACATCTGGGCATCGAGCGCACACCGCGCTCCTACGAGGAATCCCCCTGGCAGCAGGAAGCCGGGCCTACGGTCTTTGCGCCGTTCCCCGATGTGCCGGACTTTTTGCATGCGGGGAAAGACGGCGCCTTCGTACTCAACTTTCGCACCCGTGACCTGGATGCCCTCGTCGCCTACTTGATCGCAAAAGACGTTGAGATCGTCGTGGACTCGGCGGTCTATCCAAATGGACGATTCGCCATGTTGCGCGACCCAGAGGGCAACGCCATTCAGCTATGGGAGCCTGCCGATCCCGCCAGCGCGGGCGACAGGGAGTAGTCGCTCGGGAACTATCACAGTCGGGGCGATGGTCCGGGAACGGCGTCGCCATTGCCGACTTGCTCAGCCTATCTACTGATCGATAGCGCCACCATCACAGCGGCGCGCCGTGACGAGCTTCCAGGTGCCGGTTCGCCCGCTTTTGCTCGAGGCCACCCACACCTCTCGTCCTCGCTAGGACCCTAGCAGGCCCCAGCACTGTCGCATCTGTTCCACCTGTCCGTCCTCCTCCCTCAAGCACAATGCATGCAATGCGCCACCTTATGTCACAAGCGCACGTGCTCGGTGCACCGCAGTGCTACAAGATTGGTTAGGGACACGAGGTCACAAAGCATGCGACATACGCTCATTCGCCACCAGGATGGTCGTGCAAGGGCCGCAGCAGGCGTTTGCCTCGCGGCGATGCTCGCGGCAAGCGGGGCAAGCGCCCAGTGCACGGGCGACCCGCCGGGGCGCAGCGCCTACTTCGGCGACATTCACGTGCACACGCATCTGTCCTTCGACGCCTACATTTTCGACACGCCGCTCGGGCCGGAGGAGGCCTACGATGCGGCCAAGGGCTTCGCCGTGGATCTCGCCCCGGTACTTCCGGGATTGCCGAATCGGC
This genomic interval carries:
- a CDS encoding VOC family protein, with the translated sequence MLTAKALILALALGSAVAQPPPNAAVTGLGGFFFRAKDPAALAAWYQEHLGIERTPRSYEESPWQQEAGPTVFAPFPDVPDFLHAGKDGAFVLNFRTRDLDALVAYLIAKDVEIVVDSAVYPNGRFAMLRDPEGNAIQLWEPADPASAGDRE
- a CDS encoding PilC/PilY family type IV pilus protein, with protein sequence MGAQVTRAGITGKTLAVTAGLGLGAMGALADDAELYQTAGFEFGPDYYANVLFIIDTSGSMNSWVDGDGTTRLDVVQDVAEEFFNNLQYVNVGMMRFDSGYTDPDTFWYIQGGGMVTNAVKDISESRDELITTLNNFIADGTTPLSETLFEAAHYMQGWDVYFGNTTYAGLSWFFPDPLFLFPSVPESRGGDTYISPIKECQENHIVILTDGLPVADFDIDDVVTDWPGFPAECTDNPDVSNGDCLDDIAAYLYENDLYGNEADGFQNVVVHTIGFFQDNSLLEETAERGGGGYYLADDAESLLNVLESIFIDVNETGTTFTSPGVSVNAFDRTTHLDQLYYSVFQATGRTRWVGNLKRYRLGEDAGGGLVVVDADGQAAVNQENGFFRDDSRSWWGDEIDGYSVAVGGAASHLVADRNAFTELGGAITPMNVDNSELLDYLDQLYPDDDLEAAITSGMERVIERGGQGLELEDKAKQIEILVDWAVGNDLQDEDNDLELYDARREMGDPMHSRPLVVTYADGDVEPEAVVFVGTNEGFLHALKGDTGEEISSFMPFELLDKLPDWFANVETADRTYGVDGPINAWVRDGGDGEINVGDQVILYFGLRRGGNYYYALDYTDPEYPKLLWKLSDANAGMGELGQSWSPFVRTKVETGTFGNTLVQDVLVFGGGYDARHDDYSAWSADSEGNAIYMINAYTGELVWSGSAANTQDTAKETYFADMTNAITGEIRTLDLDNDGLVDRMYAADLGGRVWRLDVHNPSEEGDAFKVTGGVMASLGGAESAQSFDNRRFYYAPDLALGTANGSNFFNVTIASGYRAHPKDGAIKDYFYVLRDYYPFVELGNSDDPAAEYVARYGFTHDTLSDISVLQNDPDLLVSGFKLPLVTSAGEKVLAETRIFQNNALFTSYLPQNELTRGCFAALGTGQLYSINLATGGVNVDALDRPGIPPEVVYVFTEDDATGIEPTTCFGKQCVNPGDEEGGDGGLGDGEEGDEDEDEGPDEPGRDIGCVVGPESCEGGDREAPVRTWWVQMDTDEDS